Below is a window of Jatrophihabitans sp. DNA.
GTGCTCCACAAACGGATGGACGAAGTCCGCTCCGACATCCAGCGGCTGACCTCGCTGTTGCAGGATTTGCAGCACATGGTGGATCAGCTGCCCAGCCAGGACTGCCCGAATCCAGAGCCCGGCGTCTGGAAGCCGCCGCTGGCCGAACCGGCCTGACTCCCCCGGCCGGCGCCTCGCCGTGATCGGCGCGCGGCAGTCCCCACCGCGACGGCGCCAGCGAGGTAGCCCTCAGCGTGCCAGCAACTTCTCCAACGCCTCCGGAAAGCCGGAGTCGCTGTCGAGGTTGAAGAAGTGCTCACCGGGCAGCACGGTGTGCTCGAACTCCCCCGTGGTGTGGGCCTGCCATCCGAGCATGACGCTGGGCGCGAGCTCGGCGTCCAGCCGGCCCGCGTAGGCGCTGATCGGGCAGCTGAGCAACGGCATGGCCCGAAAGGCGTACTCGTCGGTGATTTGAAAGTCCGCGCGCAGCGCGGGCAGCAGCATCTGGCGCATCGTGGGCTCGGCCGCGACTTCCGGCGGCAGCCCACCCATGTCGGTGACAAGGCGCCAGAGCTGTTCGTCGGTCATCAGGTGCCTGTCATGGCCGGTCGGGCAATCCTGGGGAGCCTCCATGCCCGAGACGATCAGCCGCCGGGGATGCATGCCGTAGGCCAGTGAGAAAAGCCTGGCGGTCTCGAACGCGATCAGCGCGCCCATGCTGTGCCCGTACAGGATGAAGTCGCCACTCAACCGCGGGCGCAGCACGGGGGCCAGCGCCCGGATGACCGGTCGGAAATCGGTGAACAGCGGCTCGGTGAGCCGGCTCTCCCGGCCCGGAAGGCGGACGATGAGCCCCTGGGCGACGTCGCGCACCGACAGGGCCAGCTTCCAGTAGGCGGCCGCGCCTGCTCCCGCGTGCGGAAAGATGACCAGGGTCGGCAGCGACGCCGGCGCCTCGACTTCGAGCAACCACTGGCTGCCCGCCGGCCCCTGGCCCGCGGCCGGCTCGCCGCCTTGCCTTGCCTGCATCTGCCCTTACCCCTGTCCTTGCGCGCTCGCCCGCACCGTCAGAGCCTTGTCCTGGTACTGCTCCCGGCACAGGTGCCGCTGCTTCTTGCCCGAGCTGGTCTTGGGCAGTGTCCCCGGCGCCACCAACACCACGTCGTGCGGGGTGTAGGACAACTCGGCGGCCAGGGTGTCAGACACGGCGCGGACCAGGTCTTGAGCCCCGCTCTCGCGCAGGTTGGTCTCTGCGACCACCACCATCTCCTCGCTGTCGGGGAGGGAGAAAGCCATCACGTTACCCAGGCGCACGCCAGGGATCCGCTCGGCGGTGAACTCGAAGTCCTCCGGATAGAGGTTGCGCCCGGCCACGATGATCATGTCCTTCTGCCTGCCGCACACGAAGAACCGCCCGTCGAGGCAGAACCCCAGGTCTCCGGTGATCAACCGATCCTGGTCATCGAGGATCTCGGTGGGATGCGGGCTGCCGTCGGGGGTCCAATACTGGCGCACCACGCCCGGGCCCCGCACCCGCACCGAGCCGACCTGCCCGTCGGGCAGCGGGTTGCCGTCGTCGTCGGTGATGCTCACACTCGTGTCCGCCAGCGGCGCTCCGCAGTCGACGAAGGTCCGGCCCGGCCCGCCGTCCTCGACATGCTGGGCCAGGCCGTCCTCCAGAGCGAGCCGATCGACGGTCACCGTGTGGTAGCGCTCGTGGGGCAGGCCCACGGTGACCGCCAGGGTGGCCTCGGCCAGACCGTAGCCAGGCGCCATCGTGGTGGCGGGCAGGCCGTGCTCTGCCGCTGTCGCGATGAACTGGTCGAGCGCCATCGGGTCGATGGGCTCCGCCCCGTTCCAGGCGACCCGCAGCGAGGACAGGTCATAGCGGGCGCGCCCCAGGGAGAGGTAGTAACCGGCCAGCCCGAACGCGAAGTTCGGCGCTCCCGTGGCGGCGGCGCGGTAGGTGGAGATGGTCTCCAGCCATGCGCCGGGCCGCGCTCCGAAGGTCTGGGTGTCCATCACGTAGGCGGTGTAGCCGTGCACGATGGCGCCGGTCAGCATGATCATGCCCATGTCGTGATAGAGCGGCAGCCAGGTCACGAAGCCGTCGCCGGGGACCAGCTCACCCGAGGTGAACAGGGAATGGGAATTGGTCACCAACTGAGCGTGGGTCACTGCGACAGCCCGGGGAAGGGCTGTGGTGCCCGAGGTGAACTGCAGCAGGGCGATGTCGTGCGGGTCGGGCGCCGCCAGCGGGGCGCCGGCAGAGCCATGTCCCAGCGACTGGAAGTCAACCACCGGAACCGCCAGGTCCCCCAGCGTCGCCGCTGTCGCCAGGTCGGTCACCACCAGGCTGGCATGGGCCGCGCTCACCCTGCGGGCGAGCGTGGCTTCCAGGTCGCCCGGGTTGGCACGGCGAGAGACGGGCAGCACCGTCACCGTGGCCCCGGCCCGCCAGATGCCGAAAAGCGTCGCGATCGTGTCAGGGCTGGTGCGGCCGAGCAAGCACACCCGGGTGCCCGGACCGATGCCGAACCGGCGGCGCAGCGCGCCGGCCACCGTGTCGGCTCGCTCGCGCAGCTCACCGAGCGTGCTGTGGGTCGGCCGCAACTCGTCATCGAGGAACACCAGGGGTCTATCACCAGGTTGAGCCGCGAGACGTTCGACGATGGAGAGTCCGATGGTCATGGTGATCGCCTTTGCTATCGGTGTCCCAGCCAGTGCCGCAACGTCTCGGCCTCCGGCGGAACGGCCAGACTGCCCTGCTCACCCAGCAACCCGGTGGTGATCTCGGTTCCTATCTCCTCCAGCAGGCCTGCCGCCCCGGGTGTGCACGCCACCAGCAGCCGTCCGTCGACGATGCCGGCGAGGATCTCCAGCTGCTCGTCCTCGGGCTCGCCGGTCGGCGCCAGACCCGGATGATCGGGGCTCAGGGACAACCCGAGGGGCGCCCAGAGGCCGTCGGCGCGCCCCAGGTAGTTCACGCGCACCGGCCCCGGGGTGGTCTGCGCCTGCGCGGCGGCGAACTGAACGAGCAACTCGTGATGGCGCCCGCCGGCCGGCGTGCGCGCACGCGCTCCGGCCACGGCCTTCGCCGCGTCGCGCAGGCTCAGGTCCCACGAGGCCGGCACGTCCAGCGGCCACCGGGTGGACAGCCTGCCGATGACCCGGGCGGGGTTCAACGAGGTGGCCTCGACGTCGCGGCCGTGAGCGTCCACGTCCACCCGCACGGTGTCCTGCCCGCCGCGGCGCCCGAGTGCCCTGGCCACCGCGCACAGCAGGATGTCACCCACCGACTCGGTCTCGAGCACCGCCGCGGTGGCGCGCTGGTCAAGGGCGATCATGGCGGTGCCGGGGGCCTGGACCTCGACTGAGACCGCCTGGACCGGCCGCTCGGCAAGCTCACGCCAGTAGGACTGCTCACGCTGGATGCCGGGGTCAGCGGCCAGCGACCGCTGGCTCTGTGCCCAGGCCAGCACAGAGTCGGCAGGCGCGAGCGCGGCCTCGCCGTTCGCCACGACCTGGCCATAGGCAGTGAGCAGGTCTTCGCACAGGACCCGGCAGGAGTAGTTGTCGACGATCAACTGGTTGACGACGATCAGCAACTGCTGCCGGCCGGCCCACTGGAAGTAGGCCAGGGAAAGCAGCGGCGCGACCTCGAGTTCGATGCCCGTCTGCAGCTCCAGGCAGGTCTGCTTGACCGTCTCGGCGCCCGCAGTCCCCGCCGCGGCGGTGAGGTCCACCCAGGTCAGCGGGGTGTCCAGGTCGGTCATCGCGCTGGCAGCGGCGCTCCAACCGGACTCGCCGTGCCGGAAAGACAGCCGAAGCCCGTCGTGGTGCCGCAGGACCGCACGCAGCGCCACCTTGAGCGCCGTCTGCTCCAAGGGCTCGGCGACGTCGAACAGCAGGACGTAGTTGTGCCTGGCGGGATGGCGCCACTTCTGCAGAAGAGCCAGTTGCCGGGGCATGAGCCCGACTCCGCCAGCGACTTCGCCGTCGGCAGCGGCGAGCGCAGCGTCGCCGACGGCCGCGTCCTGGACGCCGGCCCCTTCGGCCCGCGCGATCGCGGCGAGCGCGGCGACGCTCTGATTGGCGAAGAACTCCCTGGGCGAGATCGTCAATCCCACGGCCGCAGCCCTGGCGATGACCTGCAACGCCAGCAGCGAGTCACCGCCGAGCTCAGTGAAGTCAGTGGTCGGATCGATGTGCTCCACGCCCAACACCTGCGACCAGATGCCGGCCAGGACCCTCTCGGCCTCGCTGTTCTGACTCGCGGTCCTGGGCAGGGCGGGGGTGGCGGCCAACGCCGGCCGGCTCGTCCGGCTGGCCGGCGCATGAGGACCTGCCGGATCCAGATCCGGCGCCTCCCAGGCGGAGGTGTCAGCCAATCGCCGCACCAGGGTCACGTACTCGGTGAACATGTCATCGATGTCCTGCTCGGCGTACAACTCCTGCACCGAGTCCCAGTTCAGCACCAACTCACCGGCGTACTCGAACACCTGGTGATCCAGGTGCACCTGCGGGGTGTGCACGATCCCGGCCGCCATCTCACCGAGCCCGGACACTGCCTGACCGAAATCAGCGCCGGCCGAGTCGAGAGCGCTGGTGAAGACCACCGGCATGTTCGCCCGTTCCTGGCCATGCAACCGCGCTATCTCGCGCATCACCCGGATGCCGGTGAACTCGCTGTGATCGAGGTCTTGGGCCAGCCGGCTCTGCAGCGCCCTCGCACGCTCGCTGAACCCCCGCCCCGAGGACTGCTCCACTTCCAACAGGGTGACGGTCGTGAAGTCGCCGAGCACCTCGGCCACCTGAGGATGGACGTCCAGCCTGTTGTTGATCGTCACATTGAGGGTGAACGGCGCCCGACCCGACCAGGCGGCGAGCACTGAGGCGTAGGCCGTCGCGAGCGCGGCCGAGGCGGTGACCCCGTGCTGCGCCGCGGCCTGCTTGAACTGACGCCACGTCGACTCGCTGAGGCGGTGGGTGCGCCTGACGAAGTGCGGGTCGAGGATGTCTGCCGGGTCCTGCGCCAACCGCAGCTGCGGCGCGGCAGGCAGTTGGGCCGCTCGCGCGGTCCAGTAGTCCCGAGCCCGCTCGAAGCGCGGGCCCTGCTCGATGCCCGCCATCGCCAGGTGGTAGTCGCGGAAGGTCAACTCCAGCTCGGGCCAGGTCCGCTCCGGGTCGGCGTAGCGGGCGCTCAGCTCGGTGAAGAACGCCGCGACGGTGCCGCCGTCGGCGATCAACAGGTCGAGCGTGACGTGGATCCGGCTGCCCTGCTGGAGCTGGCTCACCCTGACGTCGAACAGCGGGAAGCTGCCCGGATCGAAGATGTGGGCACTGGTCTGGCGACGCACCCGTTCCAGCTCGGCCTCGGCCTCTTCCTGATCGAGGCGCCGCAGGTCGTTGACCGCGAGGTCATAGGGCGCGACTTCGGGCAGCACGTGCCATTGCCCGTCCAACCCGATGACGGCACGCAGCATGTCGTGGCGCTCGACCATCGCGCGCACCGCGGCGCCCAGCCGCTGCGCGTCGAGGTGCTCGACACTCAACTCGACGTAGAAGGACGCCGCGACGTTGCCGAGGTCGAAGAAGCCGTTGCGCCCCAGCAGGTAGGCCTGCTGGAGGTCAGTGAGCGGGAACGGCTCCCAGCGCTGATCCGGCGCGGGCTCGATCCTCGGCAGCTCGACAGAGCCGGCCGCGCCGTCGGATGGCTGCCGGCCTCGAGCGAACTCGGCCAGCTCGGCGATGCTGGGGTGGGCGAACACCTCCTCGACCGTCACGGTGATGCCGGACTCGGCGGCTGCTCTGACCAGGCGCACCGCGAGCAGTGAGTCCCCGCCGGTGAGGAAGAAATTGTCGTGCACCGACACCGCGGCCACGCCCAGGGTCTGCTGCCATGCCGCCGCGAGCGCCTTCTCGGTGGCATCACGCGGACCGGCGTCGGCCACCCGCGCCGGCGACTGACCGCGGCCGGCCGCGATCCCGCGCAGCCGGGCGATGTCTACCTTGCCGTTGGCGGTGAGCGGCATGCTGGCCACCACGACGATCTCGCTAGGCACCATGTAGGCGGGCAGGATCTCACTGGCGTGCCGCTTGACCTCCTGCGGCAGGGTCACCGTTCGGCGGCCCGCCAGCGGGTTGTTGGTGAGCTGTGCCGGGTCGGCGGCCGGCGCCAGGCCGGCCGCGTAGGTCCGCGCCGCCGCGGCGCCGTCGAATGCCGACCTGGTGAACACCGCGTCGAACACCCCCACTCGGGCGTCCGGGCGGTAGAAGACCTCGCACTCGTAGCCGTGCTCCCGCGCCACCTCGATCAGCTCCAGCGGGGACGCGCCCGCCGCCGTGCAGCGCTCGCGCAGCACCAGCTCGCTGTACTCGGGCAAGGACATGGCCAGCGCGGTCGGCTCGCTGAGCAGCTCGGCCCAGGCCTCGTCGGAGGCCAGCCGCTGGTTGGGCACGTCGCGCACCCGCACGGACCGGACGCCGGCGCCGAGCATTCCGGTGAGCTCGGCCAACGTGGCGTCGCGGTCAGACCAGTCCACGCTCGCCGAGAACGTGATGGGCTCGGCGCTGTCGGAGAACAGCAGCACGTCGTAGCGGTAGTCGGCCATCTCGGTGCAGTCGCGCCCGGGACGCGGCAGGACGGCGGCCGGGACGCCGAAACCGCTCCAGAAGAGAAGGGGGTCGACGACGAGCTCGTTCTCGGTCAGAGCGCGCTCCTGGATCCGCCAGGTGACGTCGCGGATGTCGGTCTCTGCCGTGGAGCGCGCTCGCTCCACCGCCGCGTGGAAGGCCGGTAGCGCGCGAAGGTCGCGGACGTCTCCCAGGTAAAGGACCCCGCCGGGCCGCAGGGCCGCCAGCGCGCCCCGCACGGTGTCTGAGAGGTACTGCGCCGAGGGGAAGTACTGCAGCACCGAGTTGAGAACGACGCAGTCGAAGTGGCCGGTGGGCAGGTCGCTGAAGTCGCGTGCTTCGCGAGCCAGCAGCGTGACCTTCCCGGGAGCTCCGGCCTGCTCGATGCGAGCGCTGAGATAGTCCAGGGTTCTCCCCGACAGGTCGGTGCCGACGTACTCCACGCACTCGGAGATCAGGCCGGTGGTGATCAGCCCGGCGCCGCACCCGATCTCCAGGACGCGGCGGGGCTGGTGCGCCAACACCCTGCCGATGGTCACCTCGGCCCAGGAGCGCATGTCCTGCTCCGCGATCGGCAGGCCCGTGAAGGTGTCTGTCCATCCGGCAGTCTGGGCGGCCGAGCCTGCCCGAAGCGAGTCGAAGACCTCGTGCCACTCGGCCACCT
It encodes the following:
- a CDS encoding alpha/beta fold hydrolase, with the protein product MQARQGGEPAAGQGPAGSQWLLEVEAPASLPTLVIFPHAGAGAAAYWKLALSVRDVAQGLIVRLPGRESRLTEPLFTDFRPVIRALAPVLRPRLSGDFILYGHSMGALIAFETARLFSLAYGMHPRRLIVSGMEAPQDCPTGHDRHLMTDEQLWRLVTDMGGLPPEVAAEPTMRQMLLPALRADFQITDEYAFRAMPLLSCPISAYAGRLDAELAPSVMLGWQAHTTGEFEHTVLPGEHFFNLDSDSGFPEALEKLLAR
- a CDS encoding AMP-binding protein; protein product: MTIGLSIVERLAAQPGDRPLVFLDDELRPTHSTLGELRERADTVAGALRRRFGIGPGTRVCLLGRTSPDTIATLFGIWRAGATVTVLPVSRRANPGDLEATLARRVSAAHASLVVTDLATAATLGDLAVPVVDFQSLGHGSAGAPLAAPDPHDIALLQFTSGTTALPRAVAVTHAQLVTNSHSLFTSGELVPGDGFVTWLPLYHDMGMIMLTGAIVHGYTAYVMDTQTFGARPGAWLETISTYRAAATGAPNFAFGLAGYYLSLGRARYDLSSLRVAWNGAEPIDPMALDQFIATAAEHGLPATTMAPGYGLAEATLAVTVGLPHERYHTVTVDRLALEDGLAQHVEDGGPGRTFVDCGAPLADTSVSITDDDGNPLPDGQVGSVRVRGPGVVRQYWTPDGSPHPTEILDDQDRLITGDLGFCLDGRFFVCGRQKDMIIVAGRNLYPEDFEFTAERIPGVRLGNVMAFSLPDSEEMVVVAETNLRESGAQDLVRAVSDTLAAELSYTPHDVVLVAPGTLPKTSSGKKQRHLCREQYQDKALTVRASAQGQG
- a CDS encoding amino acid adenylation domain-containing protein, producing MDERSRRAVYDAVDALALRVSAGVAPDERSGLISDGLVDLLAAITDQPSSAIPRHEPLLIESLQAAHLQAVLDAALGVTLSLADLAAGVSVATVTRLLLESPAGSVGLALPEVTADPEARFEPFDLTDVQQAYFFGREHAHELGDVDASFYVELATVNLDVDRFERALRAAIAQHDMLRAVVLADGRQQVLREVPDYSILSNDLSPLSPADQQASVQALRDELTSTRRDVGSWPLFDVRASALGGSEGLLHISFDLLICDGASFARLLEELAGRYAEPDRQWPELELTFRDYLSAVGQAENGPDYERAKAYWMNRLQALPPAPELPQAKPLSAIESPRFHRRNHRVPAAAWQAFKDRAAQRGLTPSTALAAAYADVLARWSRSAEFTVNLTVNNRQPVCEQVRDVVGDFTSLTLLQVSHDGRQPFTQRAKNLQAQLWQDLDHRAYSAVRVMRELARRSGPAAAVAPVVFSTFVGAGFSDDFDPEWLTDIGYTSAQAPQLSLESLVLEYRGALNLTWDTVDEAFAPGVLDEMFAAYRDLITRLAHDDQAWELSDTVPLPQSQLAVRDRVNLTSGPIPGELLHRLGSALAERRADPAVITGDRVLSYADLDRLACRIGRGLRGSGAEVNRLVAVVMDKGWEQVGAVLGVLYSGAAYLPIDASLPADRIRRLLELGEVNLVLSQKAVLDRLDWPGDVSVFAVDDPGLWSDEDDAPLADPQSSDDLAYVIFTSGSTGEPKGVMIDHRGAANTCLDINTRFGIDSDDRVLGLSSLSFDLSVWDIFGILAAGGALVLPEADAGRDPERWARLVKAHHVTVWNTVPALMQMYVTYCEAQPSLGGLSSLRLVMMSGDWIEVTLADRITAQKSDPIQVISLGGATEASIWSVYHPIGEHDPAWKSVPYGTPLTNQSLHILDECGRPRPDWVPGQLFIGGIGVACGYWRDSKRTSQRFSIDPATGHRRYSTGDLGRYHPDGTIEFLGRDDGQVKVNGYRIELGEIEHALASHPGVDRAVALADGNRLLSFVTAHPGQDEEQESTTRAQVAEWHEVFDSLRAGSAAQTAGWTDTFTGLPIAEQDMRSWAEVTIGRVLAHQPRRVLEIGCGAGLITTGLISECVEYVGTDLSGRTLDYLSARIEQAGAPGKVTLLAREARDFSDLPTGHFDCVVLNSVLQYFPSAQYLSDTVRGALAALRPGGVLYLGDVRDLRALPAFHAAVERARSTAETDIRDVTWRIQERALTENELVVDPLLFWSGFGVPAAVLPRPGRDCTEMADYRYDVLLFSDSAEPITFSASVDWSDRDATLAELTGMLGAGVRSVRVRDVPNQRLASDEAWAELLSEPTALAMSLPEYSELVLRERCTAAGASPLELIEVAREHGYECEVFYRPDARVGVFDAVFTRSAFDGAAAARTYAAGLAPAADPAQLTNNPLAGRRTVTLPQEVKRHASEILPAYMVPSEIVVVASMPLTANGKVDIARLRGIAAGRGQSPARVADAGPRDATEKALAAAWQQTLGVAAVSVHDNFFLTGGDSLLAVRLVRAAAESGITVTVEEVFAHPSIAELAEFARGRQPSDGAAGSVELPRIEPAPDQRWEPFPLTDLQQAYLLGRNGFFDLGNVAASFYVELSVEHLDAQRLGAAVRAMVERHDMLRAVIGLDGQWHVLPEVAPYDLAVNDLRRLDQEEAEAELERVRRQTSAHIFDPGSFPLFDVRVSQLQQGSRIHVTLDLLIADGGTVAAFFTELSARYADPERTWPELELTFRDYHLAMAGIEQGPRFERARDYWTARAAQLPAAPQLRLAQDPADILDPHFVRRTHRLSESTWRQFKQAAAQHGVTASAALATAYASVLAAWSGRAPFTLNVTINNRLDVHPQVAEVLGDFTTVTLLEVEQSSGRGFSERARALQSRLAQDLDHSEFTGIRVMREIARLHGQERANMPVVFTSALDSAGADFGQAVSGLGEMAAGIVHTPQVHLDHQVFEYAGELVLNWDSVQELYAEQDIDDMFTEYVTLVRRLADTSAWEAPDLDPAGPHAPASRTSRPALAATPALPRTASQNSEAERVLAGIWSQVLGVEHIDPTTDFTELGGDSLLALQVIARAAAVGLTISPREFFANQSVAALAAIARAEGAGVQDAAVGDAALAAADGEVAGGVGLMPRQLALLQKWRHPARHNYVLLFDVAEPLEQTALKVALRAVLRHHDGLRLSFRHGESGWSAAASAMTDLDTPLTWVDLTAAAGTAGAETVKQTCLELQTGIELEVAPLLSLAYFQWAGRQQLLIVVNQLIVDNYSCRVLCEDLLTAYGQVVANGEAALAPADSVLAWAQSQRSLAADPGIQREQSYWRELAERPVQAVSVEVQAPGTAMIALDQRATAAVLETESVGDILLCAVARALGRRGGQDTVRVDVDAHGRDVEATSLNPARVIGRLSTRWPLDVPASWDLSLRDAAKAVAGARARTPAGGRHHELLVQFAAAQAQTTPGPVRVNYLGRADGLWAPLGLSLSPDHPGLAPTGEPEDEQLEILAGIVDGRLLVACTPGAAGLLEEIGTEITTGLLGEQGSLAVPPEAETLRHWLGHR